The window AAAATAGAGGGCATATACCTTATTCCATATCCTAATGATATTGCCAATAAATAAAGTATATTTGAATTTTTTGGTAGCTCTATAACTCCTGAATAATATAAATAATATGCCACAATTCCAGCTATCATCGAATAACAAGCTCTACCTAATCCTAAAATAAAGCAATATATATATGAATAAGTAGTATTAAAGGAAGCTCTATAAGCTAATCTATAATTCACTGCTATGAATCCTCCAAGAATACCCATATTCATAGATTTTATAAAATCAAGTGTTTCAGAATTCATATACACTATATAGTTTATACAAATATAAAATAGACAACTAAATAAAAGAATAACTAAATAAGCAGAAAAATAATACATTTGATTTCTATTAAAAAGCCTATCATCTAATTCTTCATCAACTTTTTTAATAAGATCTTTAATCTCTATTAAAACTTTATTGTCTTTTGAGTTTTCTTCAATTTTTAGCTTATTATTGTTTTTTATACATAAAATAATAATCTCTACTATACCAGTATAATAAAGTTTTTTTAGTTTTTCTTTAGTTCTTTCTTTTACAAAAAAGAAATTGTCTGTTAAAATCTCAATTTTAAAAATAATCTCAGAGATTTCAGAAATAAATATATTATCTAAAATAATTTCTTCGTCTTGTTCATCTAGTATTACAAATCCTATTCTTTCTTGTAATTCTACTATTTTATATAGTTTATCTTCAATTTTTCCATCAAAATATATATTTTTAATCATAGAGCTCCTTTATTAAAATATCATTTTATTAAAGTGTTACTTCGCTATTTATATTTCGTTCCTTTTTTAGAAATAAAAAAAAGAGATTTAAAAACTTTAAATCTCTTTTTTATTCACAGTTGCATAAATATCCATATGGAAATTTAATTTTAAATTTTGTTTTTCACGAATATTCATTGAAAGTGTTTGAATCAAAAGATTCCCTTTGTAAATATTATTTTTTATCTTTTTGTTAGGTATTAAAAAAACCTTAACATCTTTACGTTCATTTGGATTTAATATAAATACTTTCGGAAAAATCTTAGCATTAATATCTTCTTCATTCATAATAGCATCTAATTTATAAACTTTTCTCTCATTTGTATCATTAATTATTATAAAATTTTCTCCATTTCCTTTTGTTATATCTTTTTCAAATTTCTTGGGATAAATTGATAATGAAAAGGAAAATTTGGCAACTACCATAAAAACGACTATTAAAAATATATTTCTCAAAAAACACTCTCCTACTTTTATATTTTAATATCTACTTCTATAATTTTTTTATTTAAATCATTTTTTCTTAAATGAATTTGATTTTTTTTATCAGAAATATATTTTTTATTAATTGCCATAACTTTTGTTTTTTTATCTTTTACTAAAATTTTATTTCCCACAACTTTTATTTCCTCACTAACTTTATGAGGTTCTACAACTTCTACTTGAACTCTTATAGGAATTGATACACTCTCACCTTTAGATAGATCTTTACTAAAAGAAACAATTACAAATACAAAACTCAAAACAATAATGATTATTTTTTTCACTTATCACTCCTCCTAAATATAAAAAACTTACCCCTCACTTTAACATATTTTATAAAAACTATCAACTTTTTACTTCTTATTTACTTAGAAATTTTTTTCTACTAAAAAATAATAATTTCCTTTGACTTATTTTCAAAAATCTCTTATAATTTATTATGTAATTTAATTTTTTAGGAGGAATAAAACAAATGGAACAAACATTAACTACGTTTCTTAATGAGTTTTTAGCTGCAATGGCAAAAGCTGGTCCTATTTTCATTAAGAAGATTATACTTTTAGCTATTTTATGGGTAACTTATAAACCTGTTAAAGGGTTTATCATGAAGGCTTTTAGAAAATTCTTGTCATTAAAAAAGTTGGATGAACTACTTGTACACTTTTTAGAGTCGTTCTTAAACATTTTAATAATTATATTTTATACTTTAAACATTATCCAGATTCTTGGAATAGAAGTAACATCTATCCTTGCACTTCTTGGATCTATCGGTATCGGTGTGGGACTTGCTTTAAAAGGAAGTTTATCTGACTTAGCTGGAGGAATGCAAATTCTAGCTTCTAGATACTTTACTAAGGGAGACTACATTATAGCTTGTGGTGTTGAAGGAACTGTTCAAAGAATTACATTCCTTTATACTGTTTTACATACTGTTGACAACAAATTTGTTGTTGTACCAAATGGTAGACTTTCTGGAGAAGTTATTGTTAATGCTGGAGCTAATGATGAGAGAAGAGTAGATTTTGTATTCTCTGTTTCTTATGATACTTCTATTGATAAAGTTAAAGAGGTTTTAACTGAAATTGCTAAAAACCATGCATTAATACTTAAAGATAAAGATATCTTTGTTAGACTTAGCAAACACAACTCAAGCTCTTTAGATTTCACTATGAGAGTTTGGACTAAAAAAGAAACATATTGGGATGTTTTCTTTGATCTTCAAGAGATTGTTAAAAAGAGATTCGACGAAGAAGGAATTGAGATTCCATATAACAAACTTGATGTTTATTGCAAAACACCTGTTGAAATTGAAACTAAATAGTTAAAAAAAATTAAGGCTGCTCGTTGGAGTAGCCTTTTTATATATATGACCAAAAAAATATTACAAGGAAAATTAAAAAAAAATTGTAAAATAGGCTATGTAAAGACTTTTTATTTTTACAATTTAAATTAAGGAGAGTGTTAGAATGGAAAAAAATATTAAACCAATTGATAAAACATTTATGGCAGGAAAATGGATGCCTTCAGATCAAGAAACATTAGTTGCTTGGATGAAAAAAATTATGTCAAAGGCAGATAAGCAAACTGGACCATTATTACCAGCTGTTGAAAATTTAAAAAACTTTATTGAAACAGATCCAAAAGCTTATATGTTTTTTACTCAGATGTTTGATGAAGTTGCAAAAAATAAAACAAAATCACCTTCTAATTTACCTCAAGTTCGTGATTATCAGCATATGTTATCACTTTTCAATGTAATTATGACTCATTCTCCAGACTTTGACGAAACTGGACTTGTAGGTTTTCCTTTTAATGCTATCTTAGATTGGTCTATGGCTACAACTGGTGGTTGGGCAGGATTTTTAGATGAAAAAATTAATTCACACCTTAAAATTATTTTAGATAAGTGGGCTGTATATCTTTCTTCACCAGAAAGTGCTTATGTTTTAAATGATGATCCTAAAACAGGTTGGTTTGGAGAAGATGCTAAAAAAGCAATGCCAACATTTGTTGATGATTTTATTTGCGATCCAAATTTACCTCACCACGGTTTTACTTCATGGGATGACTTTTTCACACGTCGTTTCAGAGAGGGAGTTAGACCTATTGCTATGCCTGAAAATGATGCTATTGTTATAAATGCTTGTGAATCTGCTCCATATAGATTAGTTCATAACGTTCAACCATATGATAAATTTTGGATAAAGGCACAGCCTTATGCATTACAGTTTATGTTAGATAACGATCCATTGACTGAAAACTTTGTTGGTGGAACTGTTTATCAAGCATTTCTAAGTGCTCTTAGTTACCACCGTTGGCATGCACCAATTTCTGGAAAAATTGTAAAAACAAAAATTATTAATGGAACATATTATTCTCAAGCACTTAGTGTAGGACTTGACCCAGCAGGACCAAATGAATCACAAGGTTATATTTGTGAAGTTGCAACACGTGCCTTAATCTTTATTGAAGCGGACAATCCTGATATAGGTTTATTCTGTTTTATGGCTGTTGGAATGGCTGAAGTTTCAACATGTGATGTACGTGTTTTTGAAGGACAACATGTTAAAAAAGGTGATGAATTAGGAATGTTCCATTTTGGTGGATCAACTCATTGTCTATTTTTTGGACCTCAAGTTGAGTTAGAGTTTAATTTACATAATCAAACTCCTGGACTTGATAGTTCAAATATACCTGTAAATGCACATTTGGCAACTGTAAAAACAAAAAAATAATATTAACTAAAACTTTTTTTAGAAATCTAGAGTCTAAATATTATAAAAAGTGTTAAAAGTAAAAGTATAATTTAATCCCCCCACTAAAGAGCCTCTACCTCCCCAGAGGCTCTTTTAATTTTTCATACTATAATATAGTTGCTTAAAAAAATATAATAGGGTATAATAAATCAAATGATAAATCTATTAAATATCTAGACAAAGCGGGGAATTAGTTTTAGAATTTTAAATTATATATTTGGGGGAGAAATATATGGTATTTTTATTTTTTTTAATGATTTGTCTATTTTGCGTTATAATTATTGATTATGCTTCAGATCTAGAAAACTTTTATGAAAAATTTACATTTTTTCTACTTAATTTTTCTATTGGAATATTTATTTATTTCACATTAAGTTTAAAAATATTTTAAATATTTAACTTTCTTTTTTAAAATGTCCCTGACAAAGGGTCCATTTTATTTTTACCATAAACTTTTTTTATTTTAATCTTGTGGATTATTTTTTAAATATATATTTAGCATATTTTCTCTTTTTTCTATTATTTGTTCAAGTGCAGCTTTTTCTTTAGTTTTAATTTTTAACTGTCTATTTAATTTTTCTAATTCTTTTTTAGCTTTTGATGTTGCTAAATCTTTTATTTTTAAAATTTCAGATGTTTTTTCTTCTATCTCTTTTTCTAACAATTCTAATTTTTCTCTTCTAAGAATAGATATTTCTTCTAGCAAATTATTCATATTACATGCTCTACCAACATGTTTGGTTATTCCTGTATATGATTCTGAGTAAGTATCCCAAATCTTCAATCCATTTCTTGTAAAAGTATATTCAAATAAACCTTCTGTGGTAAAAACATCTCCAGAAAATTTAAGAGCTAATTCATTTTTTTCTTCTCCTGTTAGTTCAACTTCATTATAGATTGTTACATGTTCCAAATCTCTAGCAAAAAATATAAGCTCTATTGGTATTTCAACATTTGGTGCTAATTTTAACTTATCAAAACCAAAAATTGATTTCATACATCTTGATTTATTTACTTTATCGATCATTTCAGGATATTGAAAACAATCGTCAGTATCGGTAACATAATATATCTTATAAATATCTTTTGGTTTCAAATCTGGTATAGAACTATTTTTACTGATGTGATTTTTAACTAACCCTATCATATCTTGCCTTATTGTAGAAGGAGTCCATTTAAATTTATCTTTTATTTTTTTTCCATCTTCTTCAATCCAAGCACTTGTATTATCGCCTCTTATTATCTCTACTGTTAATGAAAGCTTACATTCTTTTATCAATTCATCTATATACGGTGCTAAAGTCGTATTATCACTTGTTCCTTCAAATATAAACAGCATAACTTTTCCAGACATTATTCTAGCACCAGCCTTTGAATAAATAATTCTAATTTTGGAATATTTAAAGATAATGGGTCTATATTTTCTTCACTCCACATTGCTTGTGATTTTAAATATTTTAATCTAACATTATTTGTTCTAGAGCTAGTTTTAATAAATGTATATTTTATTTCTCCTTCATTTTTAGTAGATATTATTATTGACTCTTTATTTAGCTTTTCCATTGGTAATAAATTATGAGCTGTAAATATCAGTTGTCCTTTTAAATGTTTGCCAATAACTAGTAACAATGTAGCTAATAAATATTCAAAAATATGAACATCAAATTCATCTATAAATACTGTTGCTTTTTTATTTTTTAAACAAAATATTAATATTGAAATTAATGAAATTAATTTTATTGTTCCTGTTGATTCATTAACTAAAGGTATTTCATCCCCTTCTTTTTTCATATAAAGTTTCACTGATTTTCTCCGAATATTTCTTTGAGTATTTATTCCTTCATCTTCAGGAATCGGTAATAATTTTGAATTTGGAATTATAATTGAAATGATACTATTTATTTCATTTATTGTTTTTTCCAATAAATCAGCTTCATCTTCGTCATATATATTTTGATTCTCATTATAAACAATAGTTTTCATTTTATTATTTTCAAAACATTTTATGGGGATACTTATAGTGTCTTTGCACAGCAGCTGATCTTTTAATTCTATAGTTAATATGTTTTCCAAAATTTCTTTAACTATATTGATATTATCTAATACTAGTTGTGAATCATTATTTATTTTTAATTCAGCCTTTTCTTTTTGTAACATATATTTTTTTTCTATTAATTTAAGATTTTTAAAATTATTATTTTCATCTGTTGTATTTTCTAATAAATCAGATTTTTCTTTTCCTATTTCTACCGCTATCCTCTGCAAGTCTCCAACTAAAGCTTCTTTTAGTTTCTTAGCTTGAAAAGCATAACTATAAAAATTATTATAATTCATTAATAAATCTCTAACACTTAATGTAGAATCATTTAAATAAGGAGATATAAAAGATTTATAATCAAAATCTGTTATCATAACTTTAGGATAAACATCTTCTGTATCATAAATTACTTTTATAAGGTTTTTTTCTAAAGCCTTTGAATTAGATTTCTTATAACTTAATTCTTCTCTAGAACAAATAAAATTTTCTTTATCTCTTCTTTCAAATTCTAAAGCAAGCGTATAATCTATGTTATTATCCTCATTATATAAAATAGCTTCTATTCCAAGGATTGCTTCTCCAATTTTTATATATTTTTCCAATTTTTTATTGAATAAATTATTTCTATTTTCATCCGTCTTTACTGGTTTTGAAAAATAATCTTTAAATAAAGATATTGCTTCAATAATAGATGTTTTTCCAACTCCATTAGGTCCATATATCCCTGACATATTATTTTTAAATATGATTGTGCTATCATCAATGTTTTTAAAATTTATTAATCTTATTTGTTTTATATTCATTTTTTACTCCCATCTTTATATATCCTTGAATAAATTATACCATTATATATATACGAGGTAAATCATTTTTTCATTTTTTTATTGATTTTTTGTCTCTAGATAAAATAAAATTAAAATGGACCCTATAGGATGGACACGTAAACTTACTAAACTATAAATAGATAAATATTCAATCCTGTTATAATAACTCCTATTAAAAGTATCAAAATATTTGTAAATTTTGTATTTTTATATTTTCCCATTATATTTTTATTAGATGTTAAATACAGCTGAGAAGCTATTGTAAATGGAAGTTGAAAACATAAAATTGCCTGGGAATATACCAAAGCTTTTAATGCATCTTTCACTAAAAAAATTATACATAAAGCTACCAAAGAAGTTATTAATATTCCAATTATTGTTTCCTTTTGTTTTATATCATATGATTTCCCATATATTCCAGAATATATAGTTCCTCCAGCCATTCCTGCTGTTATTGAAGAGGAAAAACCTGAAAAAAATAGTCCCAATGCAAATATTAGTGCTGCTTTATTTCCAAGTAAAGGTACCAAAAGTTCATGAGCTTGACTTAAATTTGTAACATCAATTTTTTTATAGTAAAAACAAGCTATACTTAACACAAACATACTTATATTTATAACCCAACCTAAAACCATGGAAAAAAACGTATCACAAAACTCATACTTAAACTGTTTTTTTATAACCTCTTCATTAGATAAATCCCATTGTCTACTTTGAATTATTTCTGAATGTAAAAATAGATTATGTGGCATTACTATAGCACCGAAAATTCCTAAAGCCACTAAAATAGAGGACGGATTTATATTTGGAACTACTGAAGCCACAAACACATTTGTCCACTTTACATCTATTAAACTCAATTCAAATATAAAAGAAAAACCTATTATTGAAACAAATCCTATTATAAATTTCTCTAACTTTTTGTAAGTATTTGTAAAAATCATAAAATTTGATATGGCTATACCTATTATACTTCCAAGCCATATGGGTATTTGAAATAGCATCTGTAAAGCTATTGCTACTCCTAAAATTTCTGCCAAAGAAACTGATATATTCGCTAAAATTGCTGTCCATAAAACACTTTTTGCAATCCACGGTTTAAAATTCTTTTTAATAGATTCTGCTAAACAATCTCCTGTTACAATTCCTAAGTGTGCTACATTATGCTGTAAAATAATCAAAGTTATTGTTCCCATTGTTATTACCCATAACAAATCATATCCAAATTCACTTCCTCCAGAGATGTTTGCTGCCCAATTCCCAGGATCAATAAATCCAACTGTTACGAGTAATCCCGGACCTAAATATCTAAGAATATTAAATTTATTTTTCATTATCTATCTCCTTCTAAAGCTTAATAAAATATTCTACTTCCAATACTATAATTTTCTTTTTTATATATTTTGAAAAATATTTTTTATTTTTCTTGAATTTGAAAATAATATGTACTATAATGTATGAAAATATACAAAATGAATTATAATTTTAAAATTAATAAATAAAAAAAATAATTGGAGGGAACGAAAATGAAAAAATTAAGTTTAACAAGTAAAATATTTGTATCGTTAATTTTAGGTATCATCACAGGATTAATACTACATCCACTAAAAGAGAATCTCTTTATAGAAACATACCTTATCAATTTTCTATTTAACTTTTTAGGTTCTGGATTTATGAGAGCTATTAGAATGATTGTGGTTCCTCTTGTATTTTGTTCATTGACAGTTGGTGCTGCTGGAGTGGAAGATGTAAGAAAATTAGGAAGAGTTGGAGTTAAAATTTTAGCTTTTTATCTTGGAACTACAGCAGTTGCAATAAGTTTAGCTTTAGGACTTGGAAATCTAATAAACCCTGGAAAGGGAATTGTTCTTTCTCAAATAGTTGCATCTAAAGTTACAGTGGGAGAAAGCAAACCTTTTGTGGATATACTTTTAGGAATGATTCCTATAAACCCAGCTGAATCTATGGCTAAAGGGGATATGTTACAAATAATTGTTTTCGCAATCTTTTGTGGAGTTGGAATCTCTTTATTAGGAGATAAAGTTAAAATCATAAAAAAAGGTATTGAAGAAGCTAACAATCTTATGTTAAAACTTGTTGAATTAATTATGAAACTTGCACCTTTTGGAGTTTATGGTCTAATAGCTAAAACATTTACAACTCTTGGTTATGCAGCAATGTTACCTCTATTAAAATATTTCCTAGGAGTTGTCTTAGCTCTAATTCTTCATTATTTTATCACTTACCAAGGACTGTTAGTTCTAATAGCTAGATACAATCCTATCAAATTTATAAAAAAGTTTGCTTCAACTATGGTGGTTGCATTTTCAACATCTTCAAGTAATGCTACTATTCCTACAGCTTTAAAAACAATGCAAGAAAATTTTGGAGTATCTAAAAGTATTTCATCATTTACAATTCCACTAGGAAGTACTATAAATATGGATGGAACTGCAATTATGCAAGGAATGGCAACTGTATTTATAGCACAAATCTACGGTGTTGAATTAACTATGGGGAACTATATAACAGTTATTTTCACAGCAACTTTAGCTTCTATTGGAACTGCTGGAGTTCCTGGAGTTGGACTTATAATGTTAGGAATGGTTTTAACTGAAATTGGTCTTCCTTTAGATGGAATCGCACTAATTATGGGTATTGATAGACTTTTAGATATGCTTAGAACTGTAGTTAATATAACAGGTGACGCTGTTTGTACTTTAATTGTAGCAAAGAGTGAATCTGAAATATCTGAAGTTGAAGACTCTTATGAAGGAGTTGAAACAGAATCTGTATAGAGTAAAATTAAAGGTTCAAGCAAATTGCTTGAACCTTTCTTTATTAATTATTACTTTTTTTATAAATTGCTTTCACAAAACCTAAAAATAGTGGATGTGGTTTCCCTGGTCTACTTTTAAATTCTGGATGAAACTGTCCAGCAATGAAAAACGGATGTAACTCTTTTGGAAGCTCTACAATTTCTGCTAACATTCCATCAGGAGAAGATCCTGATATTTTTAATCCATTTTTTTGAATTACCTCTTTGTATTCATTGTTAAATTCGAATCTATGTCTATGTCTTTCGTAGATTAGTTCTTCTCCATATAACTCATAAGCTAAACTACCCTTTTCAAGTTTACATGGATAAACTCCTAATCTCATTGTTCCACCTAAATTCTCTACATTTTTTTGATCTAGTAAAATATCTATAACTGGGAACTTTGTATCTTTATCAAATTCTGTTGAGTGAGCTCCTTCCATATCTAAAACATTTCTTGAAAACTCAATTACAGCACTTTGCATTCCTAAACAAATTCCTAAAAATGGTATTTTATTCTCTCTTGCAAATTTTATAGCATCAATCTTTCCTTCTACTCCTCTATCTCCAAAGCCTCCAGGAATTAAGATACCATTGTATTCTTTTAAAATTTCAGTGTCTAAATTTTCCGCTTGAATATAATCAATATCTGCTTTTAAACCAATTTCATATGCTGCATGCTCTAAAGATTCATTGATACTTATATAAGCATCTTTTAATTCAACATACTTTCCTACAACTGCTAATTTTATTCTATCTGTAGGTGATTTTATCTTTTGAACTATCTCTTTCCAAACTTTTAAATTAGGTTCTTTATTTTCAATTCCTAACTTTTTACATGCTACATTAGCCAATCCATTTTCCTCCATTATTAATGGAACTTCATAGATTGTTTTAGCATCTGGAGCTTCAATTACAGCATCTTCATCTATATCACAAAACATTGATAGCTTTCTTTTCATATCTGAACTAACAGGATGCTCTGTTCTACAAACTAAAATATCTGGTCTTATTCCTAAACTCATCAGCTCTTTCACTGAGTGTTGTGATGGTTTTGTTTTTAATTCTCCTGCTGCTTTTAAATATGGAAGTAAAGTTACATGAATATATAGTACATTTTCTCTTCCCACATCATATTTAAATTGTCTAATTGCTTCTAAAAATGGAGTTGATTCAATGTCTCCCACTGTTCCACCTATTTCAGTTATAACAATGTCAGAACCACTTTCTTTTCCAACTAACTCTATTTTAGACTTTATTTCATTTGTTATATGTGGAATTACTTGAACTGTTTTTCCTAAGTATTCCCCTTTTCTCTCTTTATTTATTACAGATTGATATATTTTACCTGTTGTTATATTATTATATTTTGTTAAATTTTCATCTAAAAATCTCTCGTAGTGCCCTAAGTCTAAATCTGTTTCAGCTCCGTCCACAGTTACAAAAACCTCTCCGTGCTCATAAGGATTCATTGTTCCAGGATCTATATTTATATATGGATCAAACTTTTGGATAGTTACGCTGTATCCTCTTTCTTTTAGCAATCTTCCTAAAGAAGCTGCTGTGATTCCTTTTCCTAATGATGAAACAACTCCACCTGTTACAAATACATACTTAGTTTTTTTCATTAAATATCCTCCATATTATTTTATAAAAATCGAAAAAAAAAAGGCGAAAAAAAAAATTTCGCCTCAACAAATTCAGTTTTTTTATAGAAAAAATATTTTTTCTATGGATATTTTTTATTTTTTATAATTCTCTTGAGAGATAATAACATTAATATAAATTTTTGTCAATAATATTTTGTTAAATTATAATAATTAGCTTCCAATTTTTAGGAAAATTCATTTCTAATAAAATATTATTTATAGAAATTGACTTAATATCTATACTTAAAGTGTCAATTAAATCTTCTAATCTATCAAATAAAATTGAAAAATCATTTGGATTTAATAAATATTTTAAACAAATAATTACATCAAATAAACCATTTCGATTTCCGGTGATACCTAATTTTTTATGAAAAGATGTTAACGGTAAATTAATAGGATTTTTTTTATCATTTAAACTTTTAAAGTTATACATTCTTTCTTCATGAGCACATAAATTTCTAAATAAAGCAATCAATTTACTATACTTTATAATGCTTTCACTATCTAAAGGGTAATTAATTGCTAATTCTTTTGCAATTTTATTTTTGTCTGAATCTTTCATATTAATATAAAAACTATTAACCCTTCCTAAAGTAAAAATTTTTATAAGAACCCATAAAGGAATATATCCATGAATATCTAGATAATGATTTAAAGAATTATCTTTATCCAGTTGCCTATTTATATCGCCATGTATGTCTCCAATTAATTTTATTCCACTTTTTTTATTTCTTATATTGGCTTGATTAAAATTATCAGAATTTAAGTAATTCTTATATCCATATTTATTCGAAAATTCATACGCAATAATAGCTTTAAAACTATTTTCAAAAATTAAAATTTTCTTCATAAGAATATTTCTAAAACTTCTATCAAATTTATACAAAGAATAGATTTCTTCAAAATAAACTCCTTCTTTAAATTCTTCTGGTAAAATATTAGGTTTTAAAAATAAATCTTTATATCCATTTATTATATTATAATAATTCTCCCTTTTTAAATGTTCTTTAGCAGCTGCTTCATCTTTAAATTTAAGTCCTCTAGATTTAAGTATTTCAATTTGCTCTTGATAAGTTTTGAATTCCTTTTGCACACTCTTTCTCCTTAAATGTAAAAAAAAGGCTTGGACCCCGTAGGATTACCAAGCTCGATCTACCTAATTTATTATATTTTCTATTTTATTTATTATAGTACAATTTTTTATAAAAATCAATAGTATTTTTTACATTAAATAATAAAGAAGTACTAAGGCAAAACAAAACACCATAGACCCAACAAAATAACCAGTGTTATTAGTTCTAAAGGAATGAGTCATAGAGTTAATCCATTCTTCTACTCTCGTTAATGTAGTATTTCCATTTCCTATATTTTTCAAAGTAAAAATAGCAGGGAATTTCCTGCTACTCTAAACTATCTTCTATATTTTTCTAGATATTCTTTTATTTTCTTTTTTATTCTTTGAATAGTATTATCTATACGTTTTGGTGTATCACCTAATATGTCTGCAATTTCAGTATATGTTTTTTGTTGTACTAGGTAATAAAAGACCTGTTTTTCAAAACTACTCAATTTTTCATCCAAATAATTATTTAATAATTGAACCAATTCTTTTCCTAAAAGCAAATCTTCTGGTGAATATAGCGATATTGATGGGGTTTTATAGTCAATTTTTTCAGATTTTTCTGAATATCCTTCACCTTGAATAGCATTATTAAGATTCTTATATTTATCTGTATTAGATTTTTTTACTGCTGAAATCATCTGTCGTCTAACACAAATATGTGCAAAAGTTGCAAAAGAAGCATTTGTATTATTATGATAATTTTTTATTGCTTTAATTAACCCTATATAGCCCTCTTGTTCTAAATCTTTTGTATCTCCACCTTTTAAAAAAAAATCCTTACTATTTTTATAGACAATCCTTTGATATTGTTTAATAATTTTTTCCATTGCTTCAAGGTTTCCATTTTTTGCTTGAAATAAAAGGTTTTCATCAGTCATATTACTTCCCTCCAATATTCAAATTTTATTTATAATAAAATTATAATAACCCTTAGAAAGAATTTTATCAACATTCCAAATTTTGAAATTTTTTTTCCACATAAAAGAATATGGAAATATTTTATGATTCAATTATAATTTTTCTAATAATACTTCTTTCAATAGCTTTTTTTATTCTATAAAAAACATCGCCTTCTCTTAAAGTTGATTTTGAATCATCTATCACTAAATTATAATTTTTTTTATTTTTTTTCCCTAAATTTAAATAATTATAATCTATGCTAAATTTGATTTTGGGAAAATGAAATTTCAGCTCTTTTTCCA is drawn from Candidatus Cetobacterium colombiensis and contains these coding sequences:
- a CDS encoding Nramp family divalent metal transporter gives rise to the protein MKNKFNILRYLGPGLLVTVGFIDPGNWAANISGGSEFGYDLLWVITMGTITLIILQHNVAHLGIVTGDCLAESIKKNFKPWIAKSVLWTAILANISVSLAEILGVAIALQMLFQIPIWLGSIIGIAISNFMIFTNTYKKLEKFIIGFVSIIGFSFIFELSLIDVKWTNVFVASVVPNINPSSILVALGIFGAIVMPHNLFLHSEIIQSRQWDLSNEEVIKKQFKYEFCDTFFSMVLGWVINISMFVLSIACFYYKKIDVTNLSQAHELLVPLLGNKAALIFALGLFFSGFSSSITAGMAGGTIYSGIYGKSYDIKQKETIIGILITSLVALCIIFLVKDALKALVYSQAILCFQLPFTIASQLYLTSNKNIMGKYKNTKFTNILILLIGVIITGLNIYLFIV
- a CDS encoding AAA family ATPase; protein product: MNIKQIRLINFKNIDDSTIIFKNNMSGIYGPNGVGKTSIIEAISLFKDYFSKPVKTDENRNNLFNKKLEKYIKIGEAILGIEAILYNEDNNIDYTLALEFERRDKENFICSREELSYKKSNSKALEKNLIKVIYDTEDVYPKVMITDFDYKSFISPYLNDSTLSVRDLLMNYNNFYSYAFQAKKLKEALVGDLQRIAVEIGKEKSDLLENTTDENNNFKNLKLIEKKYMLQKEKAELKINNDSQLVLDNINIVKEILENILTIELKDQLLCKDTISIPIKCFENNKMKTIVYNENQNIYDEDEADLLEKTINEINSIISIIIPNSKLLPIPEDEGINTQRNIRRKSVKLYMKKEGDEIPLVNESTGTIKLISLISILIFCLKNKKATVFIDEFDVHIFEYLLATLLLVIGKHLKGQLIFTAHNLLPMEKLNKESIIISTKNEGEIKYTFIKTSSRTNNVRLKYLKSQAMWSEENIDPLSLNIPKLELFIQRLVLE
- a CDS encoding phosphatidylserine decarboxylase family protein, whose amino-acid sequence is MEKNIKPIDKTFMAGKWMPSDQETLVAWMKKIMSKADKQTGPLLPAVENLKNFIETDPKAYMFFTQMFDEVAKNKTKSPSNLPQVRDYQHMLSLFNVIMTHSPDFDETGLVGFPFNAILDWSMATTGGWAGFLDEKINSHLKIILDKWAVYLSSPESAYVLNDDPKTGWFGEDAKKAMPTFVDDFICDPNLPHHGFTSWDDFFTRRFREGVRPIAMPENDAIVINACESAPYRLVHNVQPYDKFWIKAQPYALQFMLDNDPLTENFVGGTVYQAFLSALSYHRWHAPISGKIVKTKIINGTYYSQALSVGLDPAGPNESQGYICEVATRALIFIEADNPDIGLFCFMAVGMAEVSTCDVRVFEGQHVKKGDELGMFHFGGSTHCLFFGPQVELEFNLHNQTPGLDSSNIPVNAHLATVKTKK
- a CDS encoding mechanosensitive ion channel family protein, which gives rise to MEQTLTTFLNEFLAAMAKAGPIFIKKIILLAILWVTYKPVKGFIMKAFRKFLSLKKLDELLVHFLESFLNILIIIFYTLNIIQILGIEVTSILALLGSIGIGVGLALKGSLSDLAGGMQILASRYFTKGDYIIACGVEGTVQRITFLYTVLHTVDNKFVVVPNGRLSGEVIVNAGANDERRVDFVFSVSYDTSIDKVKEVLTEIAKNHALILKDKDIFVRLSKHNSSSLDFTMRVWTKKETYWDVFFDLQEIVKKRFDEEGIEIPYNKLDVYCKTPVEIETK
- a CDS encoding dicarboxylate/amino acid:cation symporter, coding for MKKLSLTSKIFVSLILGIITGLILHPLKENLFIETYLINFLFNFLGSGFMRAIRMIVVPLVFCSLTVGAAGVEDVRKLGRVGVKILAFYLGTTAVAISLALGLGNLINPGKGIVLSQIVASKVTVGESKPFVDILLGMIPINPAESMAKGDMLQIIVFAIFCGVGISLLGDKVKIIKKGIEEANNLMLKLVELIMKLAPFGVYGLIAKTFTTLGYAAMLPLLKYFLGVVLALILHYFITYQGLLVLIARYNPIKFIKKFASTMVVAFSTSSSNATIPTALKTMQENFGVSKSISSFTIPLGSTINMDGTAIMQGMATVFIAQIYGVELTMGNYITVIFTATLASIGTAGVPGVGLIMLGMVLTEIGLPLDGIALIMGIDRLLDMLRTVVNITGDAVCTLIVAKSESEISEVEDSYEGVETESV